A stretch of the Bradyrhizobium sp. CCBAU 53351 genome encodes the following:
- a CDS encoding efflux RND transporter permease subunit gives MNLGRLSINQPILAMVLSIVLLIVGALAYTTLPVSEYPQVVPPTVVVTTQYPGASAQTVSDTVAAPIEQEINGVEDMLYLYSQATSNGQLTITVTFKLGTDLDKAQVLVQNRVAIAQPRLPEEVQRNGVTTRKNSPDILMVVFMLSPDDTFDQLYISNYALLQVRDQLLRLDGVGDIQIFGARDYSMRLWLDPDRIANLGLTSAEVLAAIRAQNVQIAGGQIAEPPIADRAFQPNLTFTGRLKDQKQFEDILIKAGSDGRVVRLRDVARIELGALAYSTNSFLLRKSAVAMLVTQRPGSNALATAKNINDTMTRLKESFPKGLDYNIGYNPTEFIAQSVHELIKTIYEAMLLVVIVVLVFLQGWRPAIIPIIAIPVSLVGTFAVMAALGFSINNLTLFGLVLAVGIVVDDAIVVVENVERHLEHGMSRRDAALKTMEEVGGALVSIALVLCAVFVPTAFLGGISGQFFQQFAVTIAVATAISCFCSLTLSPALASQILTPHEAKRPPANWNVIARAWGAFTGVFNRVFDRLAHGYAGLANFVIRHSVLMLLIYVVLIGSAGWLIATTPQGFIPAQDRGYVIVSVQLPGAASLARTTEVVREIERIALDTPGIVRVAAFAGFSGATRTQAGNAAALFPVFDEPEARIKKGLSANAITVELRKRLSAIQGAFIIVIPPPAVPGIGTGGGFTIRIQDRQGRGPEMLAAATDELVAAARKSPSLLGPSVFSPFSANTPQLFVDIDRTKAQKLGVPISNINDTIQSYFGSTYVNDFNLFGRTYHVTAQADFPFRKEPSDLARLRTRNASGDMVMLGSVVEFRDVSGPDRVARYNLYAASELQGEPAPGTSSTTALNTIKKLADDTLPSGFTFEWTDLSYQQITGGNAGLYVFPICVLFVYLVLAAQYGSWTLPFAVILIVPMCLLAATIGVRLMGQDVNILTQIGFVVLVGLAAKNAILIVEFARDIENEGKPRLEAVIEACRLRLRPILMTSFAFILGVLPLVVSTGSGSEMRQAVGVAVFFGMIGVTLFGLLFTPIFYVVVRNLAEGRNEGKKPEMVA, from the coding sequence ATGAATCTCGGCCGTCTCTCCATCAACCAGCCCATCCTGGCGATGGTGCTGTCGATCGTGCTCCTGATCGTCGGCGCGCTCGCCTACACCACGCTGCCGGTCTCCGAATATCCGCAGGTGGTGCCGCCGACCGTGGTCGTCACCACGCAATATCCCGGCGCCTCCGCGCAGACCGTGTCCGACACGGTCGCAGCGCCCATCGAGCAGGAGATCAACGGCGTCGAGGACATGCTGTATCTCTACAGCCAGGCGACCTCGAACGGCCAGCTCACCATCACCGTCACTTTCAAGCTCGGCACCGATCTCGACAAGGCCCAGGTGCTGGTGCAGAACCGCGTCGCGATCGCGCAGCCGCGGCTGCCCGAGGAAGTCCAGCGCAACGGCGTCACCACGCGCAAGAACTCGCCCGACATCCTGATGGTCGTGTTCATGCTGTCGCCCGACGACACGTTCGACCAGCTCTACATCTCCAACTACGCGCTGCTCCAGGTCCGCGACCAGTTGCTGCGCCTCGACGGCGTCGGCGACATCCAGATCTTTGGCGCGCGCGACTATTCGATGAGGCTGTGGCTCGACCCTGACCGGATCGCCAATCTCGGCCTGACCTCGGCCGAGGTGCTGGCGGCGATCCGCGCCCAGAACGTGCAGATCGCGGGCGGCCAGATCGCCGAGCCGCCGATCGCCGACCGCGCCTTCCAGCCGAACCTGACCTTCACCGGCCGCCTGAAGGATCAGAAGCAGTTCGAGGACATTCTGATCAAGGCGGGCTCCGACGGCCGCGTCGTGCGGCTCCGCGACGTTGCCCGCATCGAGCTCGGGGCGCTGGCCTACTCCACCAACAGCTTCCTGCTGCGCAAATCCGCGGTTGCGATGCTGGTGACGCAGCGGCCCGGGTCCAATGCGCTCGCCACCGCAAAAAACATCAACGACACCATGACGAGGCTCAAGGAGAGTTTCCCCAAAGGTCTCGACTACAACATCGGTTACAATCCAACCGAGTTCATCGCGCAGTCCGTCCACGAGCTGATCAAGACCATCTACGAGGCCATGCTGCTCGTGGTCATCGTGGTGCTGGTGTTCCTGCAGGGATGGCGGCCCGCGATCATTCCGATCATCGCGATCCCGGTGTCGCTGGTCGGCACATTTGCGGTGATGGCGGCGCTCGGCTTCTCCATCAACAATCTCACGCTGTTCGGCCTCGTCCTCGCCGTCGGCATCGTGGTCGACGACGCCATCGTCGTGGTCGAGAATGTCGAGCGGCATCTCGAGCACGGCATGAGCCGGCGCGACGCCGCGCTGAAAACCATGGAGGAGGTCGGCGGCGCGCTGGTCTCGATCGCGCTGGTGCTGTGCGCGGTGTTCGTGCCGACGGCGTTCCTCGGCGGAATTTCCGGGCAGTTCTTCCAGCAATTCGCCGTCACCATCGCGGTTGCGACCGCGATCTCCTGCTTCTGCTCGCTGACGCTGTCGCCGGCGCTGGCCTCGCAGATCCTCACCCCCCACGAGGCGAAGCGGCCGCCCGCGAACTGGAATGTCATCGCGCGGGCATGGGGCGCCTTCACCGGCGTGTTCAACCGCGTGTTCGACCGGCTGGCGCACGGCTATGCCGGCCTCGCCAATTTCGTGATCCGGCATTCGGTCCTGATGCTGCTGATCTACGTCGTGCTGATCGGCAGCGCCGGCTGGCTGATCGCGACCACGCCGCAAGGCTTCATCCCGGCGCAGGATCGCGGCTACGTCATCGTGTCCGTGCAATTGCCGGGTGCGGCCTCGCTGGCGCGCACCACCGAGGTCGTGCGCGAGATCGAGCGGATCGCGCTGGATACGCCCGGCATCGTCCGCGTTGCCGCCTTTGCCGGCTTCTCCGGCGCGACGCGCACGCAGGCCGGCAACGCGGCGGCTCTGTTCCCGGTGTTCGACGAGCCCGAGGCGCGGATCAAGAAGGGATTGTCCGCGAACGCCATCACGGTCGAGCTGCGCAAGCGCCTGTCCGCGATCCAGGGTGCTTTCATCATCGTGATTCCGCCGCCGGCCGTGCCCGGCATCGGCACCGGCGGCGGCTTCACCATCCGCATCCAGGATCGCCAGGGCCGCGGGCCCGAAATGCTCGCTGCGGCCACCGACGAGCTTGTCGCCGCGGCGCGCAAATCGCCCTCGCTGCTCGGCCCCTCGGTGTTCTCGCCGTTCAGCGCCAACACGCCACAGCTCTTCGTCGACATCGACCGCACCAAGGCGCAGAAGCTCGGCGTGCCGATCTCGAACATCAACGACACGATCCAGAGCTATTTCGGATCGACCTATGTCAACGACTTCAACCTGTTCGGCCGCACCTATCACGTCACCGCGCAGGCCGACTTCCCGTTCCGGAAGGAGCCCAGCGATCTCGCGCGCCTGCGCACGCGTAACGCCTCCGGCGACATGGTGATGCTCGGCAGCGTGGTCGAGTTCAGGGATGTCTCGGGCCCCGACCGCGTCGCGCGCTACAATCTCTATGCCGCATCCGAGCTCCAGGGCGAGCCGGCGCCGGGCACCAGCTCGACCACGGCGCTCAACACCATCAAGAAGCTGGCGGACGACACCTTGCCGAGCGGCTTCACCTTCGAATGGACGGACCTCTCCTATCAGCAGATCACCGGCGGCAATGCCGGCCTCTACGTGTTCCCGATCTGCGTGCTGTTCGTCTATCTCGTGCTCGCCGCGCAATACGGCAGCTGGACCTTGCCGTTCGCGGTGATCCTGATCGTGCCGATGTGCCTGCTTGCCGCCACCATCGGCGTGCGCCTCATGGGACAGGACGTCAACATCCTCACCCAGATCGGCTTCGTCGTGCTGGTGGGGCTAGCCGCAAAGAACGCGATCCTGATCGTCGAATTCGCGCGCGACATCGAGAACGAAGGCAAGCCGCGGCTGGAGGCCGTGATCGAGGCCTGCCGGCTGCGCCTGCGGCCGATCCTGATGACCTCCTTCGCCTTCATCCTCGGCGTGCTGCCGCTCGTGGTCTCGACCGGCTCCGGCTCCGAGATGCGGCAGGCGGTCGGTGTCGCCGTGTTCTTCGGCATGATCGGCGTCACCCTGTTCGGCCTGTTGTTCACGCCGATCTTCTATGTGGTGGTGCGGAACCTGGCGGAGGGACGGAACGAGGGGAAGAAGCCGGAGATGGTGGCTTAA
- a CDS encoding efflux RND transporter periplasmic adaptor subunit: MSGPDGSERFVKKHDLVLARLGAIAAFVGATFALTGCGQPASQGAAPPPAPVTVAQPVKRTVTDWDEFTGRFEAVEEVQVRPRVGGFVNSVEFQDGAIVRQGDLLYVIDPRPFEAVATQAEGQLSDARAKVELAKRELDRGLSLVQSSAVSEQAVDQRRQALQAAHAAEMQAEGALKAAKLNIEFTHVTAPLTGRVSRHLVSPGNLVQGSDSGTSTLLTSIVTLDPIYVYFDMDEATFIKYSKLWFEGRRPSSRDTANPVQVTLAGETKPSHEGTINFLDNRLDVSTGTLRSRAVIKNTDLSILPGQFGRVRLIGSAPYEALLIPDVAVATDQSRKIVFVVKPDDTVEARPVVLGPLDDGLRVIREGLKAEDRVIVNGIQRARVGAKVAPQTAPAGGKPGDKS; the protein is encoded by the coding sequence ATGAGCGGACCGGATGGAAGCGAGCGGTTTGTCAAAAAGCACGATCTCGTCCTGGCTCGACTGGGCGCAATCGCCGCGTTTGTCGGTGCGACTTTCGCGCTCACCGGTTGCGGGCAGCCGGCCTCGCAGGGCGCTGCTCCCCCGCCAGCGCCTGTGACCGTCGCCCAGCCGGTCAAGCGCACCGTCACCGATTGGGACGAGTTCACCGGGCGCTTCGAGGCGGTCGAGGAGGTGCAGGTGCGCCCGCGCGTCGGCGGCTTCGTCAACTCGGTCGAATTCCAGGATGGCGCCATCGTGCGTCAGGGCGACCTGCTTTACGTGATCGACCCGCGCCCGTTCGAGGCGGTGGCGACGCAAGCGGAGGGCCAGCTGTCTGACGCACGCGCCAAGGTGGAGCTTGCCAAGCGCGAGCTCGACCGAGGCCTCAGCCTGGTGCAGAGCAGCGCCGTCTCCGAGCAAGCCGTCGACCAGCGCCGTCAGGCCCTGCAGGCGGCACACGCCGCCGAGATGCAGGCCGAGGGCGCGCTGAAGGCCGCCAAGCTCAATATCGAGTTCACCCATGTGACGGCGCCGCTGACGGGCCGCGTCAGCCGTCATCTCGTCAGTCCCGGCAATCTCGTGCAGGGCAGCGACAGCGGCACGTCGACATTGTTGACGTCCATCGTCACTCTTGATCCGATCTACGTCTATTTCGACATGGATGAGGCGACCTTCATCAAATACAGCAAGCTGTGGTTCGAAGGCCGGCGCCCGAGCTCGCGCGACACGGCGAACCCGGTGCAGGTGACGCTCGCCGGCGAGACCAAGCCGTCGCATGAGGGCACCATCAACTTCCTCGACAACCGGCTCGACGTCTCCACCGGCACGCTACGCAGCCGCGCGGTGATCAAGAACACCGATCTGTCGATCCTGCCCGGCCAGTTCGGGCGTGTCAGGCTGATCGGCAGCGCGCCCTATGAGGCGCTGCTGATTCCGGATGTTGCCGTCGCGACCGACCAGTCCCGCAAGATCGTGTTCGTGGTGAAGCCCGACGACACCGTCGAGGCGCGTCCCGTGGTGCTCGGGCCGCTGGATGACGGCCTGCGCGTGATCCGCGAAGGGTTGAAGGCGGAGGACCGCGTCATCGTCAACGGCATCCAGCGCGCCCGCGTCGGCGCCAAGGTCGCGCCGCAGACCGCGCCCGCCGGTGGCAAGCCGGGTGACAAGTCATGA
- a CDS encoding iron-containing alcohol dehydrogenase, which translates to MHQGRVVFGAIEEVVFGHPSAGAIVAQMDRLGTRRAFLMVSGTLNRQTDEIQTIKQALGSRCAGLFDAMPAHTPREAVIAATNAAREAGADLIVTVGGGSITDGAKAVQLCLANGITDIDGIERIRVRKGVAPEMIAPHVRQISVPTTIAGGEFSAIAGVTDRSTNVKQMLRHPLTVPRATILDPAITVHTPEWLFLSTGIRAIDHCVEAICSHETHPYADAQSVKGLAMLADALPRVKADPSDLDARMDAQIGTWLSMGALAAGVPMGASHGIGYVLGAAFDVPHGYTSCIMLPAVMRWNAQANAERQMIVAAAMGFPGHNAADVLDAFIRSLGMPRRLAEVHVSSEHFETIAEQAMRTPWVPRNPRKIEGPAQVRELLLLAA; encoded by the coding sequence GTGCACCAGGGACGTGTCGTTTTCGGCGCGATCGAGGAGGTCGTGTTCGGCCATCCCTCAGCCGGCGCCATTGTCGCGCAGATGGACCGGCTGGGAACGCGCCGCGCCTTCCTGATGGTCTCGGGCACGCTCAACCGCCAGACCGACGAAATCCAGACAATCAAGCAGGCGCTGGGCTCCCGCTGCGCCGGGCTGTTCGACGCCATGCCGGCGCATACGCCGCGCGAGGCGGTGATTGCAGCCACAAATGCAGCCCGCGAGGCTGGAGCTGATCTGATCGTCACCGTCGGCGGCGGCTCGATCACCGACGGCGCCAAGGCGGTGCAGCTTTGCCTCGCCAATGGCATCACCGACATCGACGGCATCGAGCGCATCCGCGTCCGCAAGGGCGTCGCGCCCGAGATGATCGCCCCTCACGTGCGGCAGATCAGCGTGCCGACCACGATCGCCGGGGGCGAGTTCAGCGCGATCGCCGGCGTCACCGACCGCAGCACGAATGTGAAGCAGATGCTACGGCATCCGCTGACGGTACCGCGTGCCACCATCCTCGACCCTGCCATTACCGTCCACACGCCGGAATGGCTGTTCCTGTCGACCGGCATCCGCGCCATCGACCATTGCGTCGAGGCGATCTGCTCGCATGAGACGCATCCCTATGCCGACGCGCAATCGGTCAAGGGGCTCGCCATGCTCGCCGACGCGCTGCCGCGGGTGAAGGCGGACCCTTCCGACCTCGACGCGCGGATGGACGCGCAGATCGGCACCTGGCTGTCGATGGGCGCCCTTGCCGCCGGCGTGCCGATGGGCGCGAGCCACGGCATCGGCTATGTGCTCGGCGCGGCCTTCGACGTGCCGCACGGCTACACCTCCTGCATCATGCTGCCGGCGGTGATGCGCTGGAATGCGCAGGCCAATGCCGAGCGGCAGATGATCGTCGCCGCCGCCATGGGCTTTCCCGGTCACAACGCCGCCGACGTGCTCGACGCCTTCATCCGCTCGCTCGGCATGCCGCGCAGACTCGCCGAGGTGCATGTGTCGTCCGAGCATTTCGAGACGATCGCCGAGCAGGCGATGCGCACGCCCTGGGTGCCGCGCAATCCGCGCAAGATCGAAGGCCCGGCGCAGGTGCGCGAACTCCTGCTTCTCGCCGCATGA
- a CDS encoding AMP-binding protein: MYTGTHARLRPLQPAFIMASTGEAVTYRELEARSNRLAHLFRKHGLRRLDHYSIFMENNSRYLEACGAGERSGLYYTCINSFLTPGELAYLLVNSQSKILITSVAKLDIAREAIQACPDIKLCIVADGPGESERIVGLAEVTAGLPATPIADEWLGTAMLYSSGTTGRPKGILRPLPEEPPKHNLQLFDFLTKLWHYREGMVYLSPAPLYHSAPQAAVNLTIRMGGTVIIMESFDPERYLELVQRWGITHTQLVPTMFSRMLKLPEEVRKRYDLSSLEIAIHAAAPCPALVKDDMIKWWGPIIHEYYGATEGLGFTACNSEEWLAHRGTVGKVLLGDLHILDENMRACPTGTPGQVWFKTGSPFEYFNDLEKTREARSVDGSMSTVGDVGYVDKDRFLYLTDRATFMIISGGVNIYPQECENLLITHPKVADAAVFGVPNPDLGEEVKAVVQPMPGVVPDAALAEELIAFCAKSLSRQKVPRSVDFEKELPRLPTGKLYKRLLRDRYWGNKASRIV; the protein is encoded by the coding sequence ATGTACACAGGTACACACGCCCGCCTGCGCCCGCTGCAGCCCGCCTTCATCATGGCGTCCACCGGCGAGGCCGTCACCTATCGCGAGCTGGAGGCGCGCAGCAACCGGCTGGCGCATCTGTTCCGCAAGCACGGCTTGAGGCGGCTCGACCATTATTCGATCTTCATGGAGAACAATTCGCGTTACCTGGAGGCCTGCGGCGCGGGCGAGCGCTCCGGGCTGTACTACACCTGCATCAACTCCTTCCTGACGCCGGGCGAGCTCGCCTATCTGCTGGTCAACAGCCAGTCGAAGATCCTGATCACGTCGGTGGCCAAGCTCGACATCGCGCGCGAGGCGATCCAGGCCTGCCCCGATATCAAGCTCTGCATCGTCGCCGATGGTCCCGGCGAGAGCGAGCGCATCGTCGGCCTTGCGGAGGTGACCGCTGGTCTGCCGGCGACGCCGATCGCCGACGAATGGCTCGGCACCGCCATGCTCTATTCGTCCGGCACGACCGGGCGGCCGAAAGGCATCCTGCGACCGCTGCCGGAGGAGCCGCCGAAGCATAATCTGCAGCTGTTCGATTTCCTGACCAAGCTCTGGCACTACCGTGAGGGCATGGTCTATCTCTCGCCGGCCCCGCTCTATCATTCCGCGCCGCAAGCTGCCGTGAACCTCACGATCCGCATGGGCGGCACCGTGATCATCATGGAGAGTTTCGATCCCGAGCGCTATCTCGAGCTGGTCCAACGATGGGGCATCACGCACACCCAGCTGGTGCCGACGATGTTCTCGCGCATGCTGAAGCTGCCGGAAGAGGTGCGAAAGCGCTACGACCTGTCCTCGCTCGAGATCGCGATCCACGCCGCCGCGCCGTGCCCTGCTCTGGTCAAGGACGACATGATCAAATGGTGGGGACCCATCATTCACGAATATTACGGCGCAACCGAAGGCCTCGGCTTCACCGCCTGCAACAGCGAGGAATGGCTCGCGCATCGCGGCACCGTCGGCAAGGTGCTGCTCGGCGATCTCCACATCCTCGACGAGAACATGCGGGCGTGCCCGACCGGGACGCCGGGCCAAGTCTGGTTCAAGACGGGATCGCCGTTCGAATATTTCAACGACCTTGAGAAGACCAGGGAGGCGCGCTCGGTCGACGGCAGCATGAGCACGGTCGGGGATGTCGGCTATGTCGACAAAGACCGCTTCCTGTATTTGACTGACCGGGCGACCTTCATGATCATTTCCGGCGGGGTGAACATCTACCCGCAGGAATGCGAGAACCTGCTGATCACCCATCCGAAGGTCGCCGATGCCGCCGTATTCGGCGTACCCAATCCCGATCTCGGCGAAGAGGTGAAGGCGGTGGTGCAGCCGATGCCCGGCGTCGTGCCGGACGCGGCGCTGGCCGAAGAGCTGATCGCGTTCTGCGCGAAATCGCTGTCGCGGCAGAAGGTGCCGCGCTCGGTCGATTTCGAGAAGGAATTGCCGCGGCTGCCGACCGGGAAGCTCTACAAGCGCCTGCTGCGGGATCGGTACTGGGGAAACAAGGCGTCAAGGATCGTGTGA
- a CDS encoding ABC transporter substrate-binding protein, with product MRSVWALAVTAALSVLTTSTTTLAGEPKQGGTLRMYHRDSPANASILEGATYSVNVPFMGVFNNLVIYDQHIAQNSPDTLRPELAESWSWSGDNKKLTFKLRQGVKWHDGKPFTSADVKCSFDLLMGKSQQKLRQNPRKAWYNEVNEITTNGDFEVSFDLKRPQPSLLAMLASGYTPVYPCHVSPADMRTHPIGTGPFKFVEFKANESIKLTRNPDYWKKGLPYLDGVEYTIITNRSTAILAFVAGKFDMTFPTHITIPLLKDIKSQAPNATCVVEPTNVSTNIIVNSTSAPFDNIDIRRAVSLALDRKAFIDILFEGQADIGGTMLPPPQGIWGMPKDRLETIPGYGQDVKANREEAKKLMQKAGYGPDKHLAVKVSTRNLAEYRDPAVILIDQLKSIYIDGELDVVETANWFPKVARKDYMLGLNLTGNSVDDPDQSFYENYSCGSERNYTNYCNKEIEKLFDVQSQEIDIAKRKPLVWEIDKKLQEDVARPIIFHARAGTCWQPYVKGVTIMSNSSYNGFRYEDVWLDK from the coding sequence ATGCGGAGCGTGTGGGCGCTCGCCGTAACGGCGGCGCTATCTGTGCTGACAACCTCAACCACCACGCTCGCCGGCGAGCCCAAGCAGGGCGGAACCTTGCGGATGTATCACCGCGACAGTCCGGCCAACGCCTCGATCCTCGAAGGCGCGACCTATTCGGTCAACGTGCCGTTCATGGGGGTCTTCAACAATCTCGTCATCTACGACCAGCACATCGCGCAGAACAGTCCTGACACCCTCAGGCCCGAGCTCGCCGAAAGCTGGTCCTGGAGCGGCGACAACAAGAAGCTGACATTCAAGCTGCGCCAGGGCGTCAAATGGCACGACGGCAAGCCGTTCACGTCGGCCGACGTCAAATGCAGCTTCGATCTCTTGATGGGCAAATCGCAGCAGAAGCTGCGGCAGAACCCGCGCAAGGCCTGGTACAACGAAGTCAATGAGATCACGACGAATGGCGATTTCGAGGTCTCCTTCGACCTGAAGCGGCCGCAACCCTCGCTGCTGGCGATGCTCGCGTCCGGCTATACGCCGGTCTATCCCTGCCACGTCTCTCCGGCGGACATGCGCACCCATCCGATCGGGACCGGGCCGTTCAAATTCGTCGAGTTCAAGGCCAATGAATCGATCAAGCTGACGCGAAATCCTGACTATTGGAAGAAGGGCCTGCCTTATCTCGACGGCGTCGAGTACACCATCATCACGAACCGCTCGACCGCGATCCTCGCTTTCGTCGCCGGCAAGTTCGACATGACATTCCCGACGCACATCACGATTCCGCTCTTGAAGGACATCAAGTCGCAGGCCCCGAACGCGACCTGCGTCGTCGAGCCGACCAATGTCTCGACCAACATCATCGTCAACTCGACGTCCGCGCCGTTCGACAACATCGATATTCGCCGGGCGGTGTCCCTTGCGCTCGACCGCAAAGCCTTCATCGACATCCTGTTCGAAGGCCAGGCCGATATCGGCGGCACCATGCTGCCGCCGCCTCAAGGCATCTGGGGCATGCCGAAGGACAGGCTGGAGACCATTCCGGGCTACGGCCAGGACGTGAAGGCGAACCGCGAGGAGGCGAAGAAGCTGATGCAGAAGGCGGGCTACGGCCCCGACAAGCATCTTGCGGTGAAAGTCTCGACCCGCAATCTCGCGGAATATCGCGACCCCGCCGTGATCCTGATCGACCAGCTCAAGAGCATCTACATCGACGGCGAGCTCGACGTCGTGGAAACCGCGAACTGGTTCCCGAAAGTCGCGCGCAAGGACTACATGCTCGGCCTCAATCTGACCGGCAACTCCGTCGACGATCCCGACCAGTCCTTCTACGAGAACTATTCCTGCGGCTCCGAGCGGAACTACACCAATTACTGCAACAAGGAGATCGAGAAGCTGTTCGACGTCCAATCGCAGGAGATCGACATCGCCAAGCGCAAGCCGCTGGTGTGGGAGATCGACAAGAAGCTGCAGGAGGATGTCGCCCGCCCGATCATCTTCCACGCGCGGGCCGGCACGTGCTGGCAGCCTTACGTCAAGGGCGTCACGATCATGTCGAACAGCTCCTATAACGGCTTTCGCTACGAGGATGTGTGGCTCGACAAGTAG
- a CDS encoding ABC transporter permease → MFAYLVRRLFLMLVTLFGISVVIFVLLRIVPGNIVDILFAAAGYVDPADKANLEKELGIDQPMIVQYWHWISGFLRGDLGYSYVSEKPALQEILPRIPITAKLAGLALLFSASIGIPLGVISAVKQGTRLDYALRVVSLSGLSLPSFWLGLLILTAAVAMFGQIPIFNPNPKTWLEAFATYAVPAAAVGFRSAALTMRITRSSMLEVLRQDYIRTARAKGASETAVNYQHALKNAILPVITVIGIEAAFLIGGLIVTETVFNIPGVARFLVEAIRWRDYPIVQNLVMLIAVVVVVANFIVDMLYAVFDPRIRYTD, encoded by the coding sequence ATGTTTGCCTATCTGGTGCGACGCCTCTTCCTGATGCTCGTGACCCTGTTCGGGATCTCGGTCGTCATCTTCGTTCTGCTGCGCATCGTGCCCGGCAACATCGTCGACATCCTGTTCGCCGCGGCCGGCTATGTCGATCCCGCCGACAAGGCCAATCTGGAGAAGGAGCTCGGCATCGACCAGCCGATGATCGTGCAATATTGGCACTGGATCAGCGGTTTTCTGCGCGGCGATCTCGGCTATTCCTATGTTTCCGAGAAGCCGGCGCTGCAGGAAATCCTGCCGCGGATCCCGATCACGGCCAAGCTGGCTGGCCTCGCGCTGCTGTTCTCGGCCTCGATCGGGATTCCGCTGGGCGTCATCAGCGCCGTCAAGCAGGGCACGCGGCTTGATTACGCCCTGCGCGTGGTGAGCCTGAGCGGATTGTCGCTGCCCTCGTTCTGGCTCGGCCTGCTCATCCTCACCGCGGCGGTCGCGATGTTCGGCCAGATACCGATCTTCAATCCAAACCCGAAGACCTGGCTCGAGGCGTTCGCGACCTACGCCGTGCCGGCCGCCGCCGTCGGCTTCCGCAGCGCGGCGCTGACCATGCGCATCACGCGGTCCTCGATGCTGGAGGTGCTGCGGCAGGATTACATCCGCACCGCGCGCGCCAAGGGTGCCTCCGAGACGGCCGTGAACTATCAGCACGCGCTGAAGAACGCGATCCTGCCCGTCATCACCGTGATCGGCATCGAGGCGGCGTTCCTGATCGGCGGCCTGATCGTCACCGAAACGGTGTTCAACATCCCCGGCGTCGCGCGCTTCCTGGTCGAGGCGATCCGCTGGCGCGACTATCCGATCGTGCAGAACCTGGTGATGCTCATCGCCGTGGTCGTGGTGGTCGCGAATTTCATCGTCGACATGCTCTACGCGGTGTTCGACCCGCGGATCAGGTACACGGATTAG
- a CDS encoding ABC transporter permease — protein sequence MAAIDYDLELRRAGAHATGGWRRVLFLAQRHVLGAAGLIIMGVFVFTAIFADFIARYDPLTVDSASALARPSWAHWMGTDSFGRDVFSRIIHGARISLAVGIGSTALGGTIGVIVGLTSGYLSGWVDLVFQRVSDVLQALPLLVLALIMTAALGPSLPNVIIAIAIPLIPTVSRVIRANTLALRELPFVEAAKSIGMSEVRIALRHVLPNTLAPLIVLATAQLGSTILTEASLSFLGLGIPEPYPSWGRMLSESAAEYVRTAPWLVIFPGIAISLAVFGANLFGDALRDILDPRQRG from the coding sequence TTGGCCGCAATCGACTACGATCTCGAACTACGGCGCGCCGGCGCGCATGCCACCGGTGGATGGCGGCGCGTGCTGTTTTTGGCGCAGCGGCACGTGCTTGGCGCGGCCGGGCTCATCATCATGGGTGTGTTCGTGTTCACCGCGATCTTTGCCGACTTCATCGCGCGCTACGACCCACTGACCGTCGATTCCGCCAGCGCGCTCGCCCGCCCGAGCTGGGCGCACTGGATGGGGACCGATTCCTTCGGCCGCGACGTGTTCAGCCGCATCATCCACGGCGCGCGGATCTCGCTCGCCGTCGGCATCGGCTCGACCGCCCTCGGCGGCACGATCGGCGTGATCGTCGGGCTGACGTCGGGCTATCTGTCCGGCTGGGTCGATCTCGTCTTCCAGCGCGTCTCCGACGTGCTTCAGGCGCTGCCGCTGCTGGTGCTGGCCCTGATCATGACGGCGGCACTCGGTCCGTCCCTGCCGAACGTCATCATCGCCATCGCCATTCCGCTGATCCCGACGGTGTCACGCGTGATCCGGGCCAACACGCTGGCGCTGCGGGAGCTGCCCTTCGTCGAGGCCGCCAAGTCGATCGGCATGAGCGAGGTGCGGATTGCGCTCCGCCACGTGCTGCCGAACACGCTGGCCCCGCTGATCGTGCTCGCAACCGCCCAGCTCGGCTCGACCATCCTGACCGAGGCCTCGCTGTCCTTCCTCGGTCTCGGCATTCCCGAGCCTTATCCGTCATGGGGCCGCATGCTGTCGGAGTCCGCCGCCGAATATGTCCGCACGGCGCCGTGGCTGGTGATCTTCCCGGGCATCGCCATCAGCCTCGCCGTGTTCGGCGCCAATCTGTTCGGCGACGCGCTGCGCGATATTCTCGATCCGAGGCAACGCGGCTGA